TGCGCCGCCTGTTTACGGCACGATTTCGACTCGGCATGTTTGATCCAGTCGCGGCGGTTCCCTTCAATCAGATTCCGTTTTCGCAGAATGATTCTCCGCAACACGGACAGCTCTCGCTCGAAGCTGCTCGTGCTTCGATGGTGCTCCTGAAAGATGAACATGAGGCGTTGCCACTGCATTCTGGCTTGAAAAGTATTGCTGTGATCGGGCCAAATGCCGACACACTGCCAGCGCTCGAAGGAAACTATAACGGCGTGGCCTCTCATCCGGTGACTCCGCTCGAAGCATTGCAAAAGCAAATGCCTGGACACGTGCGATACGCGCAGGGATCGCCGTACGTCGATGGTGCTTCGTTGCCTGTACCTGAAACCTTGTTGCCTCACGGTTTGCGTGGGGAGTATTTCTCGGGCACAGATTTCAAGGGTGCTCCAGTAATGACCCGCATCGACCGCAGGATCGACTTCGACTGGAATGGCGCTTCACCGGCGCCAGGCGTCTCAGCCAAAGCGTTTGCCGTTCGCTGGACGGGCATGATAACCGCGCCTGCGCCCGGCACGCTCGACATGGGATTTGCCTTCGCGCACTGCAGCACTTGCGAGGATGCGGAGACGATCAAGGTATGGCTCGACGGCAAGCAGGTCTACGACTTCAGCCATGCGGCAACGCATGGCAGGCGTGCTCCGACGACGCCTTTCCAACTGGTGTTTGCCGATACAAATCCGCATCGGCTGCGCATTGAGTACACACATCAGGCGCCTCACTTTGGAGCTGGACTTACTTTGAACTGGAAGCCGCCGATAGATGTGCTGCGTCAACAAGCGGTCGCGGCGGCGGATCAATCGGATGCGGTTTTGCTGTTTCTGGGATTGAGTCCTGAACTCGAGGGCGAGGAGATGCCGATTGCTGTGACAGGGTTTCGCGGAGGAGATCGCACATCGATTGAGCTACCGGACGCGCAGCAGCAACTGGTCTCTGCAATCGCAGCCACAGGCAAGCCGATTGTCATCGTGCTCATGAATGGAAGTGCGATCGCGCTTGGCGACTCGGCCAAGAAGGCGGCGGCCATTCTTGAAGCTTGGTATCCAGGCGAAGCTGGCGGAACGGCAATTGCGGAGACGCTCTTTGGAGAGAACAATCCATCGGGACGATTGCCGATTACGTTCTATGCGAGCACGGCGCAGCTTCCACAGTTTGATGACTACAGCATGAGCGGTCGAACTTATCGCCACTTCAGCGGCGAACCGCTTTACGGTTTTGGATATGGATTGAGTTACACGCGTTTTGGATATTCGGCGGGCAAGCTTTCGGCTTCGACGGTGCGAGCGGGACAACCGCTGAATGTGCAGGTCGAGGTGAAGAATGAGGGTGATCGCGACGGCGCGGAGACGGTTGAAGCTTATCTGATTCCGAAACATACGGAAGGAGCGCCGCTGCGCGAGTTGGTTGGATTTCAGAAGGTGCAGCTTTGCCGCGGAGAGAGCAAGACGGTGCAGATGACGTTGACGCCGCGCGAGTTGAGTCTTGTCGCCGAGGACGGCACGAGAAGCGTGCAGCAGGGCGAATACGAGCTTTATGTTGGCGGCGGACAGCCGGAAAAATCCAGCGGTGTGATGATGAGATTTCGAGTTCAGGGTCACTTCGATTTGCAGCCCTAAACTCGGACTTTTTGGCTGAAAAACCGGGGTACCCCTCCCCCCGGACTAAAGTATCCAAAGTCTTCGAAAGAAAGGACATAAGTCCAAACCTAGTCTGGACCTGGTCCAGACCGTTATCGACTATTCCTTCTCGCGAAGGGGGTTTGGGAGAGCGGGGTTTGTCAAGCTCGACTACTTGTTCTGGAGGTCGAGGGTCATTTTGGTGAGGTCCATGAAGTTTCGGCCCTCGGTCAGTTGGCCGTTGTGACAGGTGATGAAGGAGGAGCCGAGGAGGCTGGTCTTTTTGCCGGTGGCGGGAAAGCCGAGACCGTCGCCGTTGTGGAGGGCGGTGCAGGTCCAGCGGATGGCGACGCGGTCTCCCTCGGCGAGGAGCTCGTCGATGTTGATGTGGAGGTTCGTGAAGGCGTTGAGGAACTGTCGGTGGACAGCTTTGAAGCCTTCCGGGCCGACGAGGACGGAATCCGGGTCGGGAAAGCCGTAGACTTTGCCCTGCGGGTGGAAGAGTTCGTCGATGGTTGCTTCGCTGCCTTGATTCCAGACTTCTTCAAACCAGCGTCTTGCGAGGGCCTTGTTTTGATCTGACATAGCGACACCTCATGCGGGAAAGATTAGCACGCGGCGCAGCCGGTGGTATCGGCGTTGTTTGACCTTCGGCGTTGTCTGTTTCTTGTCTTGCTTAAGGGCACGGCTTTAGCCGTGCCATAGGTGCGTCAGGATTCGTGGGGCTTTAGCCCCTGAGGTACGATTCTTCGTCAGCGAAGTACGGATCGAGTTGCAGCGCCGGATGGGCGGAGGAAAAGATATAGGATTCGGGAATTTCGCAAAGGCGAGCGGTGACAGGATTTTGATGAATGTAGCGGTAGCGGATGCTGTAGTCTGCTGCGTCGCGGATGCGGTGGTCGGTGAAGCCTCGTTGCCAGACGGGGAGCTTGGAGGCGAGGCGATGGGAGAAGCCTCCCTTGATGAGTCCGACGGCTCGTTCGAGAGTCTCTTGTGGAGTGAGAAGAAGGTGGATGTGGTCGGGCATGACGACGAAGGCGTGGAGTTTGTAGTGTCCTTCGGTGCGGTAGTGCTGGAGGGTTTCGATGAGGAGTTCGGCGTTGCGTTCGACTTGAAAGAGGCGTCGGCGGTTGTAGGTTCCGCTGGTGACGAAGAAGGTGCCGGGGCGGGATGTGCGGGCGGGGATCGCCATTCGGCGATTGTAACTGCGCGTACCTCAGGGGCTAAAGCCCCTTGACTCGGGGAGGGTGGTGGCACGGCTGAAGCCGTGCCCTTAAGCAAGGCGGTTCGCGTTTTTGGGGAGGATTTATATTCAAACTCAACTTGCGTCTGTTCGTCTGTGCGCAGGCATTGATCCTATAACAGCCTGCTGCGACTGCTCATCCCAAAAGTAATAAATGCGGAGACATCTTGCCGGATCGCGCGTATTACCGCCATTCTTGATATGCCAATTTACATCGCATAATTTACCTTGCCAATCTATCTCGAACGAATCACTACCACAATGCGCATTTATAACTCCTTGCTCAATAGTCCTATCGCGAAGTGATCCTTCACTCTCGTGTAATTTTTCTGAGCGAAACTCGTTTGCTAGCCACAAAAGACACCTTGCAGCAAGAGCAGTGTCTTCAAATTCAGGATTTCTAACTCCTCGTCTCGCCTGCGGGCTTAAAGTCACGCGACCTGCAAGATTTGTATCGCACCAATCTTCAAAGGAATCCCACTTAGTGGGGATCTCGATATTCGCATCGGGTGCTCTCCCTAAATCTTTAATTTGTTCCAAAAGTTGCTGAATTCTAAATCCAGCTGCGTTTAGCTGAGTCTCCGCAATTTCAGCCCGCTCCTCAGCAGCATCATGAAGATCAGAGAATTGTTGCTGAAATCTTTCCGCTTCTTGCACTTGCAGTTCTAGCGTCTTCAGTGCTTCTCTTGTAGCATCCAGTTGTTCTCTCTCTGTTGCACCAGATTCTCTAAGTTCTAATTGTTTTTTCTCGAGAGTCCTCAGGCGCAACGAAGCAAAAGGAACAATATCTTTTCCGAGTACAAGTCTGCGCACACTCGCATTTGCTGCAATCCAACGTAATCGCGTCAATGCTTTGCTTGCTGCATCGGGGTTTGATATTTGATTGGGGAGAATTAGTTCATGTCCTCCAAAAGGATTTGCATCTTCCGTAAAACCCGGAAGATAAATTCTCACAGCCCCCTCATATACGGATAGACGCTTACCGAATCTCTCAGTTAAAGCCCAAGTAAAATTTGCTGGCAGGATGATGACGATTGCTAAGCCAGCACATGCTTCTGCCAACAATTTCGTATTTAGTAAAGGGAGTTCGGGATCAGCAGTACTCGAAGGCACCGACAGAACAATAATTGGTAGCTTTCTTGCCCCACTTACGAGTGCCTCCGTTAAAAGAGCCGCACCTTTTTCTGATCGAATCGTGTGTGCCTTATCAGTGATCTTGAATGAGCCGGAGTGTAGGCCTGGGGAACTGATAACTTGACGAACTACTCCCGGGACGTGAGGTTCGATATCGAGGGTTTGTTCAGAAGAACCAACGAGAAGGCGTGTAGTAAAAACAGCAGGACCACTTTCAGCAACTGAAATCGTAACTTCTGTTGTCCATATTCGACCTGCCACAGACTTATCTGGGTCCTCCACGCGTATTGACCAATAGTCGGCCCCGTTGACAGATAAACGAACAGCTACTCGGCTCCGGCCGCTAGATAGATGCTCAAAGGATTGCTGAGCCCACGCTTCGCTGGAGAACCTACTTGGAGCCCTGTTCTCAGCCCACCGAAGAACTTGGGCACGAGCCGCATACGCAGCATGTTGGAAGTCGTCCTCAGCAAGAACCCCAGAAACACGTAGTACTTCGCGCTCACGGATAGGAAGGGAACTCTTCGTATAAACGGATCTTACTGGCCTCTGAACTTGCGAGTCGTACATTGCTTCCTTTTCCGCCGATTCGGCCATATTGAAGGGTGGAGCAGGAGCAATCGTACAAAATAGCAGGCTCCCGCTCTCATCGATCAAAACCTTAGCTGCAGCCGCTGGTGCTGCCGCAGCTCATGCAGCGGTAGCAGGAGCCGCTTCTGGTCATGATGGCTCCGCAGGTGGCGCAGGAGGGTGCGTCGCCCATGTCGTACATCGACTTCATGGCGTCGGCTGCGTGGTAGATGCCGCGGTCTTCTGTGTTGGGGAAGGCAGACGCCGAACCTTCGACTCCGGCTGCGCCTCCGCTCTGGATGACGGAGTTTGAATAAGCGTCGGGGGCGATTCCCTGCTGAGGTGGCGTGGTGGTGTAGAAGTCGTCGCTGCCGCTGCCGACCGCAGGTCCTTCGACTCCGGCTGCGCCTGCGCTCAGGATGACACCTCTGTCACTTGAAGCCGCGAGCGACTGGATGACGTTGCCGGGGCTGTTGACGGTTCCTTCGACGGGGACGCTGGCGTCGGCGTGCGGGGCGAGGCCGGCGAAGAGGTCGAACTGGTGGCCCGAGAGGAAGCGGATCTGCATCCAGCGGAAGAGGTAGTCCATGATGGACTTGGCGTAGCCGATCTCGGGGTTGCCGGTCCAGCCGCTGGGCTCGAAGCGGGTGTGGGCGAACTTCTCGCAGAGCACCTTGAGCGGGACGCCGTGCTGGAGAGCGAGCGAGATGGCGGTGGCGAAGCTGTCCATCAGGCCGGAGACGGTGCTTCCCTCTTTGGCCATGCGGATGAAGATTTCGCCGGGCTGGCCGTTGGGGTAGAGGCCGACGGTGATGTAGCCCTCGTGTCCGGAGAGGCCGAACTTGTGCGTGACCGAGGCGCGCTCGGCGGGCAGGCGATGACGGACGGCGCGCGGCGGCGACTGCGCGTCGATGGAGTCGGAGTTTTGCAGCGAGGCTTCGGTGATGGTCTTGAGCTGGGTCTCGAGGGCAGTGATGCGTGCCTGCGCGGCGGCCTTGGCGGCGACGACGGCCTCTTCGATCTCGACGGTACCTGCGGCGGCAGGGGCGATCGCTGTTTGCTTCTGTGCCTTGCCGTCGCTGGCGGAGACGTTGAGCGGCTGCGAGCCCTTGGAGTTGTCGCGGTAGATGGCTACGGCCTTGAGGCCCTGACGCCAGGCTTCGAGGTAGGCTTCGGCGATGTCATCGACGGACGCGTCCTGCGGGAGGTTGACGGTCTTCGAGATGGCTCCCGAGAGGAAGGGCTGGGTGGCGGCCATCATCTTGATGTGGCCCATGTAATGGATGCTGCGCGTGCCCTTCGATGGCTTGAAGGAGCAGTCGAAGCAGGCGAGGTGCTCGGGCTTGATGGCGGGAGCGCCTTCGATGGTGCCGGTAGCGTCGATGTAGCTGACGATGGCGTTCACTTCGGCCTCGTTGTAGCCGAGCTTGATGAGCGCCGAGGGCACGGTGTTGTTGACGATCTTGATCATGCCGCCGCCGACGAGCTTCTTGTATTTGACGAGGGCGAGGTCGGGCTCGATGCCGGTGGTGTCGCAGTCCATCATGAAGCCGATGGTGCCGGTGGGGGCGAGGACGGTGACCTGCGAGTTGCGGTAGCCGTGCTTTTCGCCGTGAGCGAGCGCGCCGTCCCAGGCGTGGCGGCTGGCGTCGATGAGCTGGTCGAGCTGAGGGACGCTGAAGGGCTCGGCGGAGTTCTTCGACTTGCCGATGTTGTTGACCTCGGCGCGGTGCATGCGGATGACGTCGAGGAAGGGCTCGCGGTTGACGTAGAAGCCGGGGCAGGCTCCTCCGGCGATCTCTGCCTGCTGCGTGAGCGGAGTGGCTGCACCGAGGGCGGGGCAGGTCTCGGCGATACGCGATGACTGCCAGTAGGCATCGCCGCAGAGGATCGCGGTGAGCACGGCGGCGAAGTCGCGGCCGGCGTCGGAGTCGTAGGGGAGGCCGAAGGCCATCAGCAGCGCGCCGAGGTTGGCATATCCGAGGCCGAGCGGGCGATAGTCGTGTGAGTTCTTCGAGATCTGCTCGGTGGGGTAGCCAGCGGCGTCGACTATGATCTCCATCGCGGTGGTGAGGATGCCGATGGCGTGGCGGTAGGCGGGGATATCGAACTGGCCGCCGGGGGTGAGGAACTTCAGCAGGTTGAAGCTGGCGAGGTTGCAGGCGGAGTCGTCGAGGAACATGTACTCGCTGCAAGGATTGCTGGCGTTGATGCGAGCGGTGTTCTTGCTGGTGTGCCAGCGGTTGATGGTCGTGTCGTACTGCATGCCGGGGTCGCCGCACTGCCAGGTGGCTTCGGCGATGGAGTGCATGATGTCGCGGGCGCGGTACTCCTTGACCGGCTTGCGCTCTTTGACGGTCTTGGTGCTGAAGGTGCCGTCGGCTTCGACTGCCTGCATGAACTCGTCGTTGACGCGGACAGAGTTGTTGGCGTTCTGGAAGAAGATGCTGCTGTACGCCTCGGAGTCGGGGCCGCTGCCGTCGTAGCCAGCCTGCACCAGCGTCCAGGCCTTCTTCTCTTCAGAGACCTTGCACTGGATGAAGTCGTTGATGTCGGGATGGTCGACGTTGAGGATGACCATCTTGGCGGCGCGGCGGGTCTTGCCACCGGACTTGATGACACCGGCGAAGGCGTCGAAGCCGCGCATGAAGCTAAGCGGGCCGCTCGCGGTTCCGCCGCCCGACAGCGTCTCCATGCTGCCGCGGATGCTGCTGAGATTGGAGCCTGCGCCCGAGCCCCACTTGAAGAGCATGCCCTCGGTCTTGGCCAGCGTGAGGATGCTATCGAGCGAGTCATTCACCGAGTTGATGAAGCAGGCGGAGCACTGCGGGCGGGTGTATCCGGTGACAGAGAACTCTACCTTGCCGGTGGCTTGGTTCCAGTGCCAGTTCTGCGCGTCGGAGTTCGGCTCCAGCCGGTCGCAGCCTACGTTGAACCAGACGGGCGAGTTGAAGGCCACTTTCTGGTTGAGCAGCAAATGGGCAAGCTCGGCGAAGAAGGTGTCGGCGTCCTCGGCGGTGGCGAAGTAGCCGTCGCGGATGCCCCAGTCGCGGATAGACTCGGCGACGCGGGTGATGAGGGCGCGGACGCCGGACTCACGCTCGTCGGTGCCGTTGAGGCCGTGGAGGTACTTCGATGCCACGATGTTGGTGGCAGTCATCGACCAGTCGGCGGGAACCTCGACGTTCTTCTGCTCGAAGATGATCTTGCCCTTGAAGTCCTGAATGATGGCGTCACGAAACTCCCATGTGATCTCGTCAAAAGGAGAGAGGCCGGGCTTGGTGAAGTGGCGGCTGAAGGACAATCCCGGGGCCTTGGAGTTTGACTTGGCAGACGCCTGAGACGGAGCAGGGACGGTGTTCTTGGAGGTCTTGGCGGGCTGGGTGGGGATAGTGGCCATGGGGATATTGCTCCTTCTAATTTGATGATGAAACTAAGCTTCTGGCTCGCGGCACGTACTCCTCACGAGCGGGTAAATAAGGCCCTGTCGGCACTGAATATGAATCCGGGGCAACTGGCTCCG
This region of Edaphobacter dinghuensis genomic DNA includes:
- a CDS encoding glycoside hydrolase family 3 C-terminal domain-containing protein yields the protein MAFVVAVFLLLVVSPACLFAATPSSHSQDKTPLYLDPNAPLQQRVDDLVGRMTLEEKVSQMQNEAPAIPRLHVPSYDWWNEGLHGMARSGYATVFPQAIGLAATWDTSLIERIGDVVSTEARAKYNEAQREGNHSIFYGLTIWSPNINIDRDPRWGRGQETYGEDPFLTGQIGSAFVRGLQGDNPKYLKTVATAKHFAVHSGPESERHSFDAVISPHDLEDTYLPAFRELVTQAHADSVMCAYNAVDGAPACANTMLLQQKLKHDWGFSGFVVSDCAAISDVSIGHKYAPDLEHAAAVSVKAGTDLSCGKEYAALVGAVQHHLIAESDINAAVRRLFTARFRLGMFDPVAAVPFNQIPFSQNDSPQHGQLSLEAARASMVLLKDEHEALPLHSGLKSIAVIGPNADTLPALEGNYNGVASHPVTPLEALQKQMPGHVRYAQGSPYVDGASLPVPETLLPHGLRGEYFSGTDFKGAPVMTRIDRRIDFDWNGASPAPGVSAKAFAVRWTGMITAPAPGTLDMGFAFAHCSTCEDAETIKVWLDGKQVYDFSHAATHGRRAPTTPFQLVFADTNPHRLRIEYTHQAPHFGAGLTLNWKPPIDVLRQQAVAAADQSDAVLLFLGLSPELEGEEMPIAVTGFRGGDRTSIELPDAQQQLVSAIAATGKPIVIVLMNGSAIALGDSAKKAAAILEAWYPGEAGGTAIAETLFGENNPSGRLPITFYASTAQLPQFDDYSMSGRTYRHFSGEPLYGFGYGLSYTRFGYSAGKLSASTVRAGQPLNVQVEVKNEGDRDGAETVEAYLIPKHTEGAPLRELVGFQKVQLCRGESKTVQMTLTPRELSLVAEDGTRSVQQGEYELYVGGGQPEKSSGVMMRFRVQGHFDLQP
- a CDS encoding ester cyclase produces the protein MSDQNKALARRWFEEVWNQGSEATIDELFHPQGKVYGFPDPDSVLVGPEGFKAVHRQFLNAFTNLHINIDELLAEGDRVAIRWTCTALHNGDGLGFPATGKKTSLLGSSFITCHNGQLTEGRNFMDLTKMTLDLQNK
- a CDS encoding REP-associated tyrosine transposase; this translates as MAIPARTSRPGTFFVTSGTYNRRRLFQVERNAELLIETLQHYRTEGHYKLHAFVVMPDHIHLLLTPQETLERAVGLIKGGFSHRLASKLPVWQRGFTDHRIRDAADYSIRYRYIHQNPVTARLCEIPESYIFSSAHPALQLDPYFADEESYLRG
- a CDS encoding vitamin B12-dependent ribonucleotide reductase, with translation MATIPTQPAKTSKNTVPAPSQASAKSNSKAPGLSFSRHFTKPGLSPFDEITWEFRDAIIQDFKGKIIFEQKNVEVPADWSMTATNIVASKYLHGLNGTDERESGVRALITRVAESIRDWGIRDGYFATAEDADTFFAELAHLLLNQKVAFNSPVWFNVGCDRLEPNSDAQNWHWNQATGKVEFSVTGYTRPQCSACFINSVNDSLDSILTLAKTEGMLFKWGSGAGSNLSSIRGSMETLSGGGTASGPLSFMRGFDAFAGVIKSGGKTRRAAKMVILNVDHPDINDFIQCKVSEEKKAWTLVQAGYDGSGPDSEAYSSIFFQNANNSVRVNDEFMQAVEADGTFSTKTVKERKPVKEYRARDIMHSIAEATWQCGDPGMQYDTTINRWHTSKNTARINASNPCSEYMFLDDSACNLASFNLLKFLTPGGQFDIPAYRHAIGILTTAMEIIVDAAGYPTEQISKNSHDYRPLGLGYANLGALLMAFGLPYDSDAGRDFAAVLTAILCGDAYWQSSRIAETCPALGAATPLTQQAEIAGGACPGFYVNREPFLDVIRMHRAEVNNIGKSKNSAEPFSVPQLDQLIDASRHAWDGALAHGEKHGYRNSQVTVLAPTGTIGFMMDCDTTGIEPDLALVKYKKLVGGGMIKIVNNTVPSALIKLGYNEAEVNAIVSYIDATGTIEGAPAIKPEHLACFDCSFKPSKGTRSIHYMGHIKMMAATQPFLSGAISKTVNLPQDASVDDIAEAYLEAWRQGLKAVAIYRDNSKGSQPLNVSASDGKAQKQTAIAPAAAGTVEIEEAVVAAKAAAQARITALETQLKTITEASLQNSDSIDAQSPPRAVRHRLPAERASVTHKFGLSGHEGYITVGLYPNGQPGEIFIRMAKEGSTVSGLMDSFATAISLALQHGVPLKVLCEKFAHTRFEPSGWTGNPEIGYAKSIMDYLFRWMQIRFLSGHQFDLFAGLAPHADASVPVEGTVNSPGNVIQSLAASSDRGVILSAGAAGVEGPAVGSGSDDFYTTTPPQQGIAPDAYSNSVIQSGGAAGVEGSASAFPNTEDRGIYHAADAMKSMYDMGDAPSCATCGAIMTRSGSCYRCMSCGSTSGCS